From the Micromonospora lupini genome, one window contains:
- a CDS encoding NAD-dependent epimerase/dehydratase family protein: MTDSVLPGRVVVTGATGKLGRAVVAHLRGVGVDVLAVDRVGGRDPRDVDGEFLLVDLTDYGQVVEAFTGGADEHAGGVEAVVHLAAVPAPGLMSNAATFANNSAATYNVFAAARAAGIRRVVWASSETVLGLPFDTPPPYAPVDEEYAPRPESTYSLNKALEEEMARHFCRWDPELVMVGLRFSNVMDVEDYAPFPSFDADPHSRRWNLWGYIDARDGAQAVERALAYDRPGADVFIIANADTVMTSSSASLMAEVYPGVEIRKDLGEHETLLSIDKARRVLGYEPRHSWRDHVDLR, encoded by the coding sequence ATGACCGACTCCGTACTCCCCGGACGCGTCGTCGTCACCGGCGCCACCGGCAAACTCGGCCGCGCCGTGGTCGCCCACCTGCGCGGCGTGGGCGTCGACGTGCTGGCCGTGGACCGTGTCGGCGGGCGCGACCCCCGCGACGTCGACGGCGAGTTCCTGCTCGTCGACCTGACCGACTACGGGCAGGTGGTGGAGGCGTTCACCGGAGGGGCCGACGAGCACGCCGGCGGCGTCGAGGCCGTCGTGCACCTGGCCGCGGTTCCGGCGCCCGGGCTGATGTCCAACGCGGCCACGTTCGCGAACAACTCCGCCGCCACGTACAACGTCTTCGCCGCCGCCCGGGCGGCCGGCATCCGGCGGGTGGTGTGGGCGTCCAGCGAGACGGTGCTCGGGCTGCCGTTCGACACCCCGCCGCCGTACGCGCCCGTCGACGAGGAGTACGCGCCGCGACCGGAGTCGACGTACTCGCTGAACAAGGCCCTGGAGGAGGAGATGGCGCGGCACTTCTGCCGCTGGGACCCGGAGCTGGTCATGGTGGGTCTGCGGTTCTCCAACGTGATGGACGTCGAGGACTACGCGCCGTTCCCCTCCTTCGACGCCGACCCGCACTCCCGGCGGTGGAACCTGTGGGGCTACATCGACGCCCGCGACGGCGCCCAGGCGGTCGAGCGGGCGCTCGCGTACGACCGGCCCGGCGCGGACGTGTTCATCATCGCCAACGCCGACACCGTCATGACCTCGTCGAGCGCCAGCCTGATGGCCGAGGTCTACCCGGGTGTCGAGATCCGTAAGGACCTCGGCGAGCACGAGACCCTGCTCAGCATCGACAAGGCGCGGCGGGTGCTGGGCTACGAGCCCCGGCACTCGTGGCGCGACCACGTCGACCTCCGGTAG
- a CDS encoding pyridoxamine 5'-phosphate oxidase family protein, which produces MAGVPPRGLEERLRDTRERLESDIDLWVATSGSPGGVHLIPLSFLWDGTAFLISTPRDSVTGRNLLADARVRLSLGPTRDVVIVDGVAEPVDSTDLGPRRRDAFAARTGFDPSGLDEPYQYFVIRPQRIQAWREANELRGRVLMRDGRWLD; this is translated from the coding sequence ATGGCGGGCGTGCCACCGCGTGGGCTCGAGGAGCGGCTGAGAGACACGCGCGAGAGGCTGGAGAGCGACATCGATCTGTGGGTCGCGACCTCGGGCTCGCCCGGCGGCGTACACCTCATTCCGCTGTCGTTTCTCTGGGACGGGACCGCCTTCCTTATCTCGACGCCGCGCGACTCGGTCACCGGCCGCAACCTTCTGGCGGATGCGCGGGTGCGGCTCAGCCTGGGGCCGACGCGCGACGTCGTCATCGTCGACGGCGTCGCCGAACCGGTGGACAGCACCGACCTCGGCCCTCGAAGGCGCGACGCGTTCGCGGCCAGGACGGGCTTCGACCCGAGCGGGCTGGACGAGCCCTACCAGTACTTCGTGATCCGGCCGCAGCGCATCCAGGCCTGGCGGGAGGCGAACGAGCTGCGGGGACGCGTCCTCATGCGCGACGGTCGTTGGCTCGACTGA
- a CDS encoding glycoside hydrolase family 18 protein translates to MRQLRHRRFTAVVALATLLLTAAPPTVASAGGRPDRQPGYHRVGYFTQWGIYGRAFTIKKLDASGAASRLTHLNYAFGNVSEDGRCYVDGGPGEGDAWADYQRPVPAEESVDGVADAPGQALNGNFGQLAKLKAKHPDLKVLISLGGWSWSTYFSNAARTDASRKAFVASCIDLYLKGNLPGSPGAAAGVFDGVDLDWEWPNWDGEPGNVIRPEDRENFTKLLAEFRRQLDAYGRTTGAHHPLTAFLPANPATMDAGYEGRKIFKYLDFGTVQGYDFHGGWEAVANQQSALRVPAGSPDNPDFSVEVAIDGWLDRGAPRGKLVLGIPFYGRGWTGVTGGGNGLFQPAAGPAPATYEAGYEDYKQLKTLAGNGYTVHRDLRAGHAWLFDGTTFWTYDDPAVVLQKMLYIRRTGLGGAMIWSLDGDDDNATLTKTIGLGLTTR, encoded by the coding sequence ATGCGACAACTGCGCCACCGCCGTTTCACCGCCGTCGTCGCCCTGGCGACACTGCTGCTCACCGCCGCCCCGCCCACCGTGGCGAGCGCCGGCGGCAGGCCCGACCGCCAGCCCGGCTACCACCGGGTCGGCTACTTCACCCAGTGGGGCATCTACGGCCGGGCCTTCACGATCAAGAAGCTCGACGCCTCCGGGGCGGCGAGCCGCCTCACCCACCTCAACTACGCCTTCGGCAACGTCAGCGAGGACGGCCGCTGCTATGTGGACGGCGGGCCGGGCGAGGGCGACGCCTGGGCCGACTACCAACGGCCGGTCCCCGCCGAGGAGAGCGTCGACGGCGTCGCCGACGCCCCCGGGCAGGCGCTCAACGGCAACTTCGGCCAGCTCGCCAAGCTGAAGGCCAAGCACCCCGACCTCAAGGTGCTGATCTCGCTTGGCGGATGGAGCTGGTCGACGTACTTCTCCAACGCCGCCCGCACCGACGCCTCCCGCAAGGCGTTCGTCGCGTCCTGCATCGACCTGTACCTCAAGGGCAACCTGCCCGGCAGCCCCGGTGCCGCGGCGGGCGTCTTCGACGGCGTCGACCTCGACTGGGAGTGGCCGAACTGGGACGGCGAGCCCGGCAACGTCATCCGCCCGGAGGACCGGGAGAACTTCACCAAGCTGCTCGCCGAGTTCCGCCGCCAGCTCGACGCGTACGGCCGCACGACAGGCGCGCACCACCCGCTGACCGCGTTCCTGCCCGCCAACCCGGCCACCATGGACGCCGGCTACGAGGGCCGCAAGATCTTCAAGTACCTCGACTTCGGCACCGTGCAGGGGTACGACTTCCACGGCGGCTGGGAGGCAGTTGCCAACCAGCAGTCCGCCCTGCGCGTGCCGGCGGGCTCGCCGGACAACCCGGACTTCTCCGTCGAGGTGGCGATCGACGGCTGGCTCGACCGTGGAGCGCCGCGCGGCAAGCTGGTCCTGGGCATCCCCTTCTACGGTCGCGGCTGGACCGGCGTCACCGGCGGCGGCAACGGGCTGTTCCAACCGGCCGCCGGGCCCGCCCCGGCGACGTACGAAGCCGGGTACGAGGACTACAAGCAGCTCAAGACCCTCGCCGGCAACGGGTACACCGTGCACCGCGACCTGCGCGCCGGACACGCCTGGCTCTTCGACGGTACGACCTTCTGGACGTACGACGATCCGGCAGTCGTGTTGCAGAAG
- a CDS encoding PPOX class F420-dependent oxidoreductase, whose amino-acid sequence MSKPPLPEAAVEMLQKPNPAVMTTLRNGGQPVSAATWYLWEDGRILVNLDESRRRLEHIRNDPRVSLTVLDEAGWYTHVSIVGHVAELRADEDLADIDRLSRHYTGNDYPRRERARVSALIEIDRWHGWGSLKDNSQVG is encoded by the coding sequence ATGTCCAAGCCACCGCTTCCCGAGGCCGCGGTCGAGATGCTGCAGAAGCCGAACCCGGCAGTCATGACGACGCTTCGCAACGGTGGTCAGCCGGTGTCCGCCGCGACCTGGTACCTGTGGGAGGACGGTCGGATCCTGGTGAACCTGGACGAGAGCCGCCGCCGGTTGGAGCACATCCGCAACGACCCCCGGGTGTCGCTCACGGTGCTTGACGAGGCCGGCTGGTACACCCACGTCAGCATCGTCGGGCACGTCGCCGAACTGCGCGCCGACGAGGATCTCGCGGACATCGACCGGCTGTCCCGGCACTACACGGGCAATGACTATCCCCGGCGGGAACGCGCTCGGGTCAGCGCCCTGATCGAGATCGACCGCTGGCACGGCTGGGGCTCGCTCAAGGACAACAGCCAGGTCGGCTGA
- a CDS encoding acetyltransferase — protein sequence MTTLVIRPLVAGEENLFDSMIDPLPQLRQIAYADGITGGGYRPERTWVALRGGRVVGRAAWLLPPGAVGAPWLERFDLAAEPEVGAALLHAAHEALGGPRRYYAALPAHWRRRPEVLAVVTAPMEAARLAGLVEHGERLRCSWTGTPLPTTSGRYSFRPPVDAAEINALVARVAEPDVLTGMEIARAVAGVDLASDPLAWLGESTDKWRVGVRAGQPVGLVGTAGDACYPLLAYLGLLDDAARGELLAEAVRVLAAGGAREVIADVDAHRVAVLAELERTGFRQLRSRVLFEPPAETA from the coding sequence ATGACCACTCTGGTCATCCGCCCGCTCGTCGCGGGCGAGGAAAACCTGTTCGACTCCATGATCGATCCGCTGCCCCAGCTGCGGCAGATCGCGTACGCCGACGGCATCACCGGCGGCGGCTATCGGCCCGAGAGAACCTGGGTCGCCCTGCGCGGCGGCCGGGTGGTCGGCCGGGCGGCGTGGCTGCTCCCGCCCGGGGCGGTGGGCGCCCCCTGGCTGGAACGGTTCGACCTGGCCGCCGAGCCGGAGGTGGGCGCCGCGCTGCTGCACGCCGCCCACGAGGCGCTGGGCGGTCCCCGTCGGTACTACGCCGCCCTGCCCGCGCACTGGCGACGCCGACCCGAGGTGCTGGCCGTCGTCACCGCGCCGATGGAGGCGGCGCGGCTCGCCGGGCTTGTCGAACACGGTGAGCGGCTGAGGTGCTCGTGGACGGGCACGCCGCTGCCGACGACCTCCGGGCGGTACAGCTTCCGTCCACCAGTGGACGCGGCCGAGATCAACGCCCTGGTCGCCCGGGTCGCGGAGCCGGACGTGCTGACCGGCATGGAGATCGCGCGTGCCGTCGCCGGCGTCGACCTGGCCAGCGATCCGCTCGCCTGGCTGGGGGAGTCGACCGACAAGTGGCGCGTCGGGGTGCGGGCCGGGCAACCGGTGGGCCTGGTCGGCACCGCCGGTGACGCCTGCTACCCACTTCTGGCGTACCTCGGCCTGCTCGACGACGCGGCGCGCGGTGAGCTGCTGGCCGAGGCGGTCCGGGTGCTCGCCGCCGGAGGCGCCCGGGAGGTGATCGCCGACGTGGACGCCCACCG
- a CDS encoding VOC family protein: MDITIHTTVLPHVDPDASVAFYRDVLGFEVRTDVGQGTMRWITVGPVDQPGTSILLAPPAADPGITEDERRTIAEMMAKGTYGWILLATHDLDGTFEKVQAGDAEVVQEPTEQPYGIRDCAFRDPAGNMVRIQELR; encoded by the coding sequence ATGGACATCACCATTCACACGACAGTTCTTCCGCACGTCGACCCGGACGCCTCGGTGGCCTTCTACCGCGACGTCCTCGGCTTCGAGGTCCGCACCGACGTCGGTCAGGGCACGATGCGGTGGATCACCGTCGGCCCCGTCGACCAGCCCGGCACGTCAATCCTGCTGGCGCCGCCGGCCGCCGACCCGGGCATCACCGAGGACGAGCGGCGCACCATCGCCGAGATGATGGCCAAGGGCACCTACGGGTGGATCCTGCTGGCCACCCACGACCTGGACGGCACCTTCGAGAAGGTGCAGGCCGGCGACGCCGAGGTCGTCCAGGAGCCGACCGAGCAGCCGTACGGCATCCGCGACTGCGCCTTCCGCGATCCGGCCGGCAACATGGTCCGCATCCAGGAACTGCGCTGA
- a CDS encoding low temperature requirement protein A produces MLTRTWMRGLADSRSPRSATVLELLFDIVYVFALARLAGRVADDLTIVRHTLLSEAGQTLLFFTAVWMIWALNAQLASTYDPRRTDLQVVLLATMFGTLVLAVSLPQAFGQRGVIFACTYVLIQIGRPLYLTFALRGHPSQSFAVRVLTWHTVSGALWISGGIDGGLGRGVFWTLAVAVELIGAATTWPVPRRGRRPLASMAEVSQVHLAERFNQFFMIALAEVVLEAGAAVSFPGFSTGRTITLVAAFVSVVAFWRIYFYHVGPGRQPTGSATGEGLELSRWASYSLLLIVGGIICTAVGFGQVIEDPHPPIDWALVAIIFGGPVLFLIGRSYLERRYRSAPRCQMLFVGALVLAVAALPSVFLPPVAVTAVAALILAGIAVADGQVHRRGSETNPTL; encoded by the coding sequence ATGCTGACGCGCACCTGGATGCGCGGGCTGGCCGACAGCAGGAGCCCGCGCTCGGCGACCGTCCTGGAGCTGCTCTTCGACATCGTGTACGTCTTCGCGCTCGCCCGTCTCGCCGGGCGGGTCGCCGACGACCTGACCATCGTCCGGCACACACTGCTGTCCGAAGCGGGCCAGACGCTGCTGTTCTTCACTGCGGTGTGGATGATCTGGGCCCTCAACGCCCAGTTGGCGAGCACCTACGACCCCCGGCGCACCGATCTGCAGGTCGTCCTGCTGGCGACGATGTTCGGCACACTGGTGCTTGCGGTCTCCCTGCCGCAGGCGTTCGGCCAGCGCGGCGTGATCTTCGCCTGCACCTACGTCCTCATCCAGATCGGCAGACCGCTCTACCTGACGTTCGCGCTGCGGGGCCATCCGAGCCAGTCGTTCGCGGTCCGGGTGCTCACCTGGCACACGGTGTCCGGCGCGCTCTGGATCAGTGGCGGCATCGACGGAGGCCTCGGCCGGGGCGTCTTCTGGACCCTCGCGGTGGCCGTCGAGCTGATCGGGGCCGCGACCACCTGGCCCGTGCCCCGGCGCGGCCGACGACCGCTCGCCAGCATGGCCGAGGTCTCTCAGGTGCACCTCGCCGAGCGGTTCAACCAGTTCTTCATGATCGCGCTGGCCGAGGTGGTGCTCGAAGCCGGCGCCGCAGTCAGCTTTCCCGGCTTCTCGACCGGACGGACCATCACGCTGGTCGCGGCGTTCGTGTCGGTGGTGGCCTTCTGGCGGATCTACTTCTACCACGTCGGACCGGGCCGGCAGCCCACCGGCAGCGCCACCGGCGAGGGCCTGGAGCTGTCCCGGTGGGCGAGTTACAGCCTGCTGTTGATCGTCGGTGGCATCATCTGCACCGCCGTCGGCTTCGGGCAGGTCATCGAGGATCCCCACCCGCCCATCGACTGGGCTCTGGTGGCCATCATCTTCGGCGGCCCGGTGCTGTTCCTGATCGGCCGGAGCTATTTGGAGCGCAGGTACCGGTCCGCTCCGCGCTGCCAGATGTTGTTCGTCGGCGCGCTGGTGCTGGCGGTGGCCGCGCTGCCCAGCGTCTTCCTCCCACCGGTCGCCGTGACCGCCGTGGCCGCGTTGATCCTCGCCGGCATCGCCGTCGCCGACGGGCAGGTCCACAGACGCGGCTCGGAGACCAACCCGACGTTGTGA